One genomic window of Cupriavidus oxalaticus includes the following:
- a CDS encoding TIGR00730 family Rossman fold protein yields MKSVCVYCGSSPGNRPEYAEGARLLGRTLAERGLALVYGGGKVGLMGTVADAVLEHGGTVIGIIPEALMQKEVGHRGLTELHVVRNMHERKQMMADRADAFIAMPGGVGTFEELFETFTWLQLGYHDKPVGLLNVGGFYDGMLGFLGHAVQEGFLKQVHADLLHVADLPGTLLDQLAAAPRVRVDKWQQARDKT; encoded by the coding sequence GTGAAATCCGTCTGCGTCTATTGCGGCTCCAGCCCCGGCAACCGCCCCGAATATGCCGAGGGCGCGCGCCTGCTCGGCCGCACGCTGGCCGAGCGCGGCCTGGCGCTGGTCTACGGCGGCGGCAAGGTCGGCCTGATGGGCACCGTGGCCGACGCGGTGCTGGAACACGGCGGCACCGTCATCGGCATCATCCCGGAAGCGCTGATGCAGAAGGAAGTGGGCCACCGCGGCCTGACCGAGCTGCACGTGGTGCGCAACATGCACGAGCGCAAGCAGATGATGGCCGACCGTGCCGATGCCTTCATCGCCATGCCCGGCGGCGTGGGCACCTTCGAAGAGCTGTTCGAGACCTTCACCTGGCTGCAGCTGGGCTACCACGACAAGCCGGTGGGGCTGCTTAACGTCGGTGGTTTCTATGACGGCATGCTGGGTTTCCTCGGCCATGCCGTGCAGGAAGGATTCCTGAAGCAGGTGCATGCAGACCTGCTGCATGTGGCGGACCTTCCCGGCACGCTGCTGGACCAGCTGGCCGCCGCGCCGCGCGTGCGCGTGGACAAGTGGCAGCAGGCCCGCGACAAGACCTGA
- the xdhA gene encoding xanthine dehydrogenase small subunit has product METQTIRFFHRGQVKEVSDAPITRTVLQYLREDARCTGTKEGCAEGDCGACTVVIGELQDGGDVEFKAVNACIQFLPTLDGKALITVEDLRQADGTLHPVQEAMVECHGSQCGFCTPGFVMSLWALYQQHTPGGEAPSRQTICDALTGNLCRCTGYRPIIDAGERMMALPAPTDGKLDPKQIADTLRNLKRGETFRYRAQGQDFFAPRTAAEFGAIKAAQPDIRILAGSTDVGLWVTKQFRELGNLLYVGQVEDLNRIEERDGMVEIGAAVTLEKAYAALNAAHPELEEMWKRFASLPIRNAGTLGGNIANGSPIGDSMPALIALGTEVVLQLGETRRTLPLEDLYLAYQKTAMQQGEFVAALRVPVAGPQHFRTYKLSKRFDEDISAVCAAFGITVQDGIVREARIAFGGMAATPKRAAATEAALIGRPWNEATARAGMAALSQDYTPLTDMRATASYRSRGAANLLYRFWLETTSEALPAAAVNVRAPGAGTIAIVTA; this is encoded by the coding sequence ATGGAGACGCAAACCATCCGCTTTTTCCACCGCGGCCAGGTCAAGGAAGTATCCGACGCCCCCATTACCCGCACCGTGCTGCAGTACCTGCGTGAAGACGCCCGCTGCACCGGCACCAAGGAAGGCTGCGCCGAAGGCGACTGCGGCGCCTGCACCGTCGTCATTGGCGAACTGCAGGACGGCGGCGACGTCGAATTCAAGGCGGTCAATGCCTGCATCCAGTTCCTGCCCACGCTCGACGGCAAGGCCCTGATCACGGTCGAGGACCTGCGCCAGGCCGACGGCACCCTGCACCCGGTGCAGGAAGCCATGGTCGAGTGCCACGGCTCGCAGTGCGGCTTCTGCACCCCCGGCTTCGTGATGTCGCTGTGGGCGCTGTACCAGCAGCACACCCCCGGTGGCGAGGCGCCTTCGCGCCAGACCATCTGCGACGCGCTGACCGGCAACCTGTGCCGCTGCACCGGCTACCGCCCGATCATCGACGCCGGCGAGCGCATGATGGCCCTGCCCGCCCCGACCGACGGCAAGCTGGACCCGAAGCAGATCGCCGACACGCTGCGCAACCTGAAGCGCGGCGAGACCTTCCGCTACCGCGCGCAGGGCCAGGACTTCTTTGCCCCGCGCACCGCGGCCGAGTTCGGCGCGATCAAGGCGGCGCAGCCCGATATCCGCATCCTCGCCGGCAGCACCGACGTCGGCCTGTGGGTGACCAAGCAGTTCCGCGAGCTGGGCAACCTGCTCTACGTGGGCCAGGTGGAAGACCTGAACCGGATCGAGGAACGCGACGGCATGGTCGAGATCGGCGCTGCCGTCACGCTGGAGAAGGCCTACGCCGCGCTAAATGCCGCGCACCCGGAACTGGAAGAGATGTGGAAGCGCTTCGCTTCGCTGCCGATCCGCAATGCCGGCACGCTGGGCGGCAATATCGCCAACGGCTCGCCGATCGGCGACTCGATGCCGGCGCTGATTGCGCTAGGTACGGAAGTGGTGCTGCAGCTTGGCGAAACCCGCCGCACGCTGCCGCTGGAAGACCTGTACCTGGCCTACCAGAAGACCGCCATGCAGCAAGGCGAATTCGTCGCCGCGCTGCGCGTGCCGGTGGCGGGGCCGCAGCACTTCCGCACCTACAAGCTGTCCAAACGTTTTGACGAGGATATCTCGGCCGTGTGTGCCGCATTCGGCATCACCGTGCAGGACGGCATCGTCCGCGAGGCGCGCATCGCCTTCGGCGGCATGGCGGCCACGCCCAAGCGCGCGGCCGCCACGGAAGCGGCCCTGATCGGCCGGCCGTGGAACGAAGCCACCGCCCGCGCCGGCATGGCCGCGCTGTCGCAGGACTACACCCCGCTGACCGACATGCGCGCGACCGCGTCGTACCGCAGCCGCGGCGCCGCCAACCTGCTGTACCGCTTCTGGCTGGAAACCACCAGCGAAGCGCTGCCCGCGGCAGCCGTCAATGTCCGTGCGCCCGGCGCCGGCACCATCGCAATCGTCACGGCCTGA
- a CDS encoding LysR substrate-binding domain-containing protein, with amino-acid sequence MHGRDHLDTYLLRVLHTLLTEQSVTRTAVRLGQSQPAISNTLKRLREITGDAILVRGKNGMVPTERGRELLALAEQSLAAMDRIARPPQQFDPATTTRTFHLGAPDYLDAFFLPNIVERVRRLAPGAKLFVHPMTSSSDFLDDLEQGQLDIVVGNWLSPPEHLHISPLFDDEVVCMLGAQHPLARKGLTLKHYLEMPHLAPAPYASMQRSMIDQALAEQGYKRNIQVTLPYFGLVPYVLMKTDMVFTTGRQFAAHYAQYLPIRMVPSPVSFPRMRFYQLWHERCHAAPDIMWIRRMIAEVAADLPQLPRLEAEAG; translated from the coding sequence ATGCACGGACGCGACCATCTCGATACATATTTGCTGCGGGTGCTCCACACCCTGCTGACCGAGCAGAGCGTGACCCGCACCGCCGTGCGCCTGGGCCAGTCGCAGCCCGCCATCAGCAACACCCTGAAGCGCCTGCGCGAGATCACCGGCGACGCCATCCTGGTGCGGGGCAAGAACGGCATGGTGCCGACCGAGCGCGGCCGCGAACTGCTGGCGCTGGCCGAGCAAAGCCTCGCGGCGATGGACCGCATTGCCCGCCCGCCGCAGCAGTTCGACCCGGCCACCACTACGCGCACCTTCCACCTGGGGGCGCCGGACTACCTCGACGCCTTCTTCCTGCCCAATATCGTCGAACGCGTGCGCCGGCTGGCGCCGGGCGCCAAGCTGTTCGTGCATCCGATGACGTCGTCGTCGGACTTCCTCGACGACCTGGAACAGGGGCAGCTGGATATCGTGGTCGGCAACTGGCTGTCGCCGCCGGAACACCTGCATATCTCGCCACTGTTCGACGATGAGGTGGTGTGCATGCTGGGCGCGCAGCACCCGCTGGCGCGCAAGGGACTGACGCTCAAGCACTACCTGGAGATGCCGCACCTGGCCCCGGCGCCATATGCGTCGATGCAGCGCAGCATGATCGACCAGGCGCTCGCGGAGCAGGGCTACAAGCGCAATATCCAGGTGACGCTGCCGTACTTCGGGCTGGTGCCGTATGTGCTGATGAAGACTGACATGGTCTTCACCACCGGCCGCCAGTTCGCGGCGCACTATGCGCAATATCTGCCGATCCGCATGGTGCCGTCGCCGGTGTCGTTCCCGCGCATGCGCTTCTACCAGCTGTGGCACGAGCGCTGCCACGCGGCGCCGGACATCATGTGGATCCGGCGCATGATCGCGGAGGTGGCGGCGGACCTGCCGCAATTGCCGCGGCTGGAGGCGGAGGCGGGTTGA
- a CDS encoding ABC transporter permease, with amino-acid sequence MPSESAIDAPTTNASPAAGAGTAQAGRFSAWRQALRMARRDWLAGELYLLLFALVLAVAALSSVGFMADRMRLGLERDARQMIASDVLLVSDQPFDAAFAQRAGQQGLAVAQTVTFPSMATASGKARAAGADAPSQLAALKAVTDGYPLRGRLRVANAPGTPDAPAEGIPAPGTVWVDEALLGALGLNVGDALQLGSRTFRIDRIITQEMDRGTGFMNFAPRVLMPLSDLEGTGLIGWGSRVTYRLLVAGPDAAGAAYQKWAQAEIDRRKLRNTRIESLESGQPQMRATLDRAERFLSLVAVLSSMIAAVAIAMSARRYMQRHTDACAVYKCLGLSRGQILRAFGLEFLLIGAGGALAGVLIGYLAHYGLLLSLGGLLKVSLPQPSALPALVGVLAGLVLLAGFALPPLLALTRVAPLRVLRRDIGLPPVSAWVAYALGLGAFVALLLVAARDLRLGLTTAGGFVGAGVVFGLLALGLLTLLSRLLRGRLRGAASMGWRFALAVLERRRGVTVLQTVALAVGLMALLLLGMTRNDLVDSWRSATPADAPNRFIINIQPDQREPLRKMLAGAGINDLLYPMVRGRLTHIGERAIQAGSFEEGRARNLVEREFNLSYTDVLPEGNRVIAGRWSDGSAGTDAGASVEEGIAKTLGIHLGDTLRFDVAGQAVQARVTSLRKLDWGSMRVNFFVILPPSAMQGMPETYITSFHLPAASAALGNRLIAAFPNITVVNTDMILRQIQDILDQVIAAVEFLFIFTLAAGVTVLYAALSGARDERMRDAGLLKALGASAALVRQTQYAEFLVVGGLAGFLASLGAIAVGWGLSQFVFDFPYRFNGWIVPVGVVSGMLCAFAGGWLGLREVLRQPALATLRDA; translated from the coding sequence ATGCCCTCCGAGTCCGCCATCGACGCCCCGACCACCAATGCCAGTCCCGCCGCCGGGGCGGGCACCGCGCAAGCGGGCAGGTTTTCCGCCTGGCGCCAGGCGTTGCGCATGGCACGCCGCGACTGGCTCGCCGGCGAGCTCTACCTGCTGCTGTTCGCGCTGGTGCTCGCGGTGGCGGCGCTGTCCAGCGTCGGCTTCATGGCCGACCGCATGCGGCTGGGGCTGGAGCGCGATGCGCGGCAAATGATCGCGTCTGACGTGCTGCTGGTCTCGGACCAGCCTTTCGACGCCGCCTTCGCGCAGCGTGCCGGGCAGCAGGGGCTGGCGGTGGCGCAGACGGTGACCTTCCCGAGCATGGCCACGGCCAGCGGCAAGGCGCGCGCCGCCGGTGCCGACGCGCCCAGCCAGCTGGCCGCGCTCAAGGCGGTGACCGACGGCTATCCGCTGCGCGGCAGGCTCAGGGTGGCCAACGCGCCGGGCACGCCGGACGCGCCCGCCGAAGGGATTCCCGCGCCGGGCACGGTATGGGTCGACGAAGCGCTGCTGGGCGCGCTCGGATTGAACGTGGGCGACGCGCTTCAGCTTGGCAGCCGCACCTTCCGCATCGACCGCATCATCACGCAGGAGATGGACCGCGGCACGGGCTTCATGAACTTTGCGCCGCGCGTGCTGATGCCGTTGTCGGACCTGGAAGGCACCGGCCTGATCGGCTGGGGCAGCCGCGTGACCTACCGGCTGCTGGTGGCCGGCCCCGACGCCGCCGGTGCCGCTTACCAGAAATGGGCGCAGGCGGAGATCGACCGCCGCAAGCTGCGCAACACCCGCATCGAGTCGCTCGAATCCGGCCAGCCGCAGATGCGCGCCACGCTCGACCGGGCCGAGCGCTTCCTGTCGCTGGTGGCGGTGCTGTCGTCGATGATCGCGGCGGTGGCAATCGCCATGTCGGCGCGCCGCTACATGCAGCGCCATACCGATGCCTGCGCGGTCTACAAGTGCCTGGGGCTGTCGCGCGGACAGATCCTGCGCGCGTTCGGGCTGGAATTCCTGCTGATCGGCGCGGGCGGCGCGCTGGCCGGCGTGCTGATCGGCTACCTGGCGCACTACGGGCTGCTGCTGTCGCTGGGCGGGCTGCTCAAGGTGTCGCTGCCGCAGCCTTCGGCATTGCCGGCGCTGGTGGGTGTGCTGGCGGGACTGGTGCTGCTGGCGGGGTTTGCGCTGCCGCCGCTGCTGGCGCTGACGCGCGTGGCGCCGCTGCGGGTGCTGCGCCGCGATATCGGGCTGCCTCCGGTATCCGCGTGGGTCGCGTACGCGCTCGGCCTGGGTGCCTTCGTCGCGCTGCTGCTGGTGGCGGCGCGCGACCTGCGGCTCGGGCTGACCACCGCGGGCGGCTTCGTCGGCGCCGGCGTGGTGTTCGGCTTGCTGGCGCTGGGGCTGCTCACGCTGCTGTCGCGCCTGCTGCGCGGGCGCCTGCGTGGTGCCGCGTCGATGGGCTGGCGTTTTGCGCTGGCGGTGCTGGAGCGCCGCCGCGGCGTCACCGTGCTGCAGACCGTGGCGCTGGCAGTGGGGCTGATGGCGCTGCTGCTGCTCGGCATGACCCGCAACGACCTGGTCGATTCGTGGCGCAGCGCCACGCCGGCCGACGCGCCCAACCGCTTCATCATCAATATCCAGCCCGACCAGCGCGAACCGCTGCGCAAGATGCTGGCCGGCGCCGGCATCAACGACCTGCTTTATCCGATGGTGCGCGGGCGCCTGACCCATATCGGCGAGCGTGCGATCCAGGCCGGCAGCTTCGAGGAAGGCCGCGCGCGCAACCTGGTCGAGCGCGAATTCAACCTGTCCTATACCGATGTGCTGCCGGAGGGCAACCGCGTGATCGCCGGGCGGTGGTCCGACGGCAGCGCCGGCACCGACGCGGGTGCCTCGGTGGAGGAGGGCATCGCCAAGACGCTCGGGATCCACCTCGGCGACACGCTGCGCTTCGACGTGGCCGGCCAGGCGGTGCAGGCGCGCGTGACCTCGCTGCGCAAGCTCGACTGGGGCTCGATGCGGGTCAATTTCTTCGTGATCCTGCCGCCGTCGGCGATGCAGGGCATGCCCGAGACCTACATCACCTCGTTCCACCTGCCCGCTGCCAGCGCGGCGCTGGGCAACCGGCTGATCGCGGCCTTCCCGAACATCACGGTGGTCAACACCGACATGATCCTGCGCCAGATCCAGGACATCCTGGACCAGGTGATCGCGGCGGTGGAGTTCCTGTTTATCTTCACGCTGGCCGCCGGGGTCACGGTGCTGTACGCGGCGCTGTCCGGCGCGCGCGACGAGCGCATGCGCGACGCCGGCCTGCTCAAGGCGCTGGGGGCGTCGGCGGCGCTGGTGCGGCAGACCCAATACGCGGAATTCCTCGTGGTGGGCGGCCTGGCAGGATTCCTGGCCAGCCTGGGAGCGATCGCGGTGGGGTGGGGGCTGTCGCAGTTCGTTTTCGACTTCCCCTACCGCTTCAATGGGTGGATCGTGCCGGTCGGCGTGGTTTCTGGCATGCTGTGCGCTTTTGCCGGCGGCTGGCTGGGCCTGCGCGAAGTGCTGCGCCAGCCGGCGCTGGCGACCTTGCGTGACGCCTGA
- a CDS encoding substrate-binding domain-containing protein, with translation MTFRFDLFPVIAPDDNPRANDKVFQLLKAVRETGSLHRAAREIGLSYRHAWGVMRTWEEMLGRSMLDMERGRGASLTRFGERLLRAELRLRESVEPVVQKAMADFIAELDDAQQPQSCVHFTGSHDPAVEVLAAALGQAVAPLQLDTVFCGSVEGLVCLQERQSELAGFYVSPVQTAGSVAHVTLRKWLRPASVRLLRLAWREQGLMVAPELAREIRDLRDLVRTQARFVNRQRSSGTRMLFDQLLAAQGLYQDQVAGYDETEFSNEKVAEAVHGGRAQVGFGLRMNAESHGLAFVPLTREAYYLALRKNDQTAGWMAALLALLADPAFAKRIEALPGYAMAEPAGVLTPQEALPWFGPDGKEGT, from the coding sequence ATGACGTTCCGCTTTGACCTGTTTCCGGTCATTGCGCCGGACGACAACCCGCGCGCCAACGACAAGGTGTTCCAGTTGCTCAAGGCTGTGCGCGAGACCGGCTCGCTGCACCGGGCCGCGCGCGAGATCGGCCTGTCCTACCGCCATGCCTGGGGGGTGATGCGCACATGGGAGGAAATGCTGGGCCGCTCCATGCTCGACATGGAGCGGGGCCGCGGCGCATCGCTGACGCGTTTTGGCGAGCGGCTGCTGCGCGCCGAGCTGCGCCTGCGCGAGTCGGTCGAACCGGTGGTGCAGAAGGCCATGGCGGATTTCATCGCCGAGCTCGACGATGCCCAGCAGCCGCAATCGTGCGTCCATTTCACCGGCAGCCATGACCCGGCCGTGGAAGTGCTGGCTGCCGCGCTCGGCCAGGCGGTCGCGCCGTTGCAGCTGGACACGGTGTTCTGCGGCAGCGTGGAAGGGCTGGTATGTCTGCAGGAGCGGCAGTCGGAGCTGGCGGGCTTCTACGTCTCGCCGGTGCAGACGGCGGGATCTGTGGCGCATGTGACCCTGCGCAAGTGGCTGCGGCCGGCCTCGGTGCGGCTGCTGCGCCTGGCGTGGCGCGAGCAGGGGCTGATGGTGGCGCCGGAGCTGGCGCGCGAGATCCGCGACCTGCGCGACCTGGTGCGCACCCAGGCGCGTTTCGTCAACCGCCAGCGCAGTTCGGGCACGCGCATGCTGTTCGACCAGTTGCTGGCGGCACAGGGCCTGTACCAGGACCAGGTCGCCGGCTATGACGAAACCGAGTTCAGCAACGAGAAGGTGGCTGAGGCGGTGCATGGCGGCCGCGCCCAGGTTGGCTTCGGGCTGCGCATGAACGCCGAAAGTCACGGCCTGGCCTTCGTGCCGCTGACGCGCGAGGCTTACTACCTGGCGCTGCGCAAGAACGACCAGACCGCCGGCTGGATGGCGGCGCTGCTGGCCTTGCTGGCCGATCCGGCGTTCGCAAAACGCATCGAGGCGCTGCCCGGCTACGCCATGGCCGAGCCGGCCGGGGTGCTGACGCCGCAGGAAGCGCTGCCCTGGTTCGGGCCGGACGGCAAGGAGGGCACCTGA
- a CDS encoding TetR/AcrR family transcriptional regulator, whose product MEPKPQTGPRRTRDRILDVSLRLFNEVGEPNVTTTTIAEAMEISPGNLYYHFRNKDDIINSIFVRFEQEMERRLKMPDDHKATLDESWGYLQYMSEFLWNYRFLYRDINDLLARNRMLETNFKRIVEQKQRFAHEICRQFLEDGEMEATPEQVEAICTNMVVIATYWLSFQFVQHPRQYNDAEQIRGYLHGSSYHIFSILAPYLRGRAREAFDQLARDYAASKAAAEAAKEKK is encoded by the coding sequence ATGGAACCGAAACCGCAAACCGGCCCCCGCCGCACCAGGGACCGCATCCTCGACGTCTCGCTGCGCCTGTTCAACGAAGTCGGCGAACCGAACGTCACCACCACGACGATCGCGGAAGCGATGGAGATCAGCCCCGGCAATCTCTACTACCACTTCCGCAACAAGGACGACATCATCAACTCCATCTTCGTGCGCTTCGAGCAGGAGATGGAGCGCCGCCTGAAGATGCCGGACGACCACAAGGCGACCCTGGACGAAAGCTGGGGCTACCTGCAGTACATGTCCGAGTTCCTGTGGAACTACCGCTTCCTGTATCGCGACATCAACGACCTGCTGGCGCGCAACCGGATGCTGGAGACCAACTTCAAGCGCATCGTCGAGCAGAAGCAGCGCTTCGCGCACGAGATCTGCCGGCAGTTCCTGGAAGACGGCGAGATGGAAGCCACGCCCGAGCAGGTCGAGGCGATCTGCACCAACATGGTGGTGATTGCCACCTACTGGCTGTCGTTCCAGTTCGTGCAGCATCCGCGCCAGTACAACGATGCCGAGCAGATCCGCGGCTACCTGCACGGCTCGAGCTACCACATCTTCTCGATCCTCGCGCCCTACCTGCGCGGCCGCGCGCGCGAGGCCTTCGACCAGCTGGCCCGCGACTATGCGGCGTCCAAGGCAGCCGCCGAGGCGGCAAAGGAAAAGAAGTGA
- a CDS encoding diacylglycerol kinase, whose protein sequence is MPKPHPELPSDPPLQRPPAAQTADYTIEQNPHKGNRGLARAWHAAINSLSGLRYAVLEESAFRQELTLVAILAPCAFLLPVGVVERILLLGTLLVVLIVELLNSSVEAAIDRISLERHSLSKRAKDFGSAAVLLALVLCGGTWLAIAGPHVVQWVQALAG, encoded by the coding sequence ATGCCGAAACCCCATCCGGAGCTGCCGTCCGACCCGCCCCTGCAGAGGCCGCCGGCAGCCCAGACCGCTGACTACACGATCGAGCAGAACCCCCACAAGGGCAACCGCGGCCTGGCACGCGCCTGGCACGCCGCCATCAACTCGCTGTCCGGCCTGCGCTACGCGGTGCTGGAGGAAAGCGCGTTCCGCCAGGAGCTGACGCTGGTGGCGATCCTGGCGCCATGCGCCTTCCTGCTGCCCGTGGGGGTGGTCGAACGCATCCTGCTGCTCGGCACGCTGCTGGTGGTGCTGATCGTGGAACTGCTCAACTCCAGCGTCGAGGCGGCCATCGACCGGATCTCGCTGGAACGCCACAGCCTGTCCAAGCGCGCCAAGGATTTCGGCAGCGCCGCGGTGCTGCTGGCGCTGGTGCTGTGCGGCGGCACCTGGCTGGCCATTGCCGGGCCCCACGTGGTGCAATGGGTGCAGGCGCTGGCGGGCTGA
- a CDS encoding DUF924 family protein has product MSVQLPEGACRVLDFWFDQPGSAAWNTERRAWFTKSDDFDDRIRTHFLSDWQVASEGAPDDWSVTPEGACARVVLLDQFPRNMFRNDPRSFGTDAQALALARRIVATGMDRELPTDYHRMFCYMPFEHSEALEDQDEAVRLMTQLRESSGGKVDVVEWADKHREIIVRFGRFPHRNAVLGRPGTAEELAFLQRPGSSF; this is encoded by the coding sequence ATGTCCGTGCAACTGCCCGAAGGTGCCTGCCGCGTGCTCGATTTCTGGTTCGACCAGCCTGGTTCGGCGGCCTGGAATACCGAGCGCCGCGCATGGTTCACCAAGTCGGATGATTTCGACGACCGCATCCGCACGCACTTCCTGTCTGACTGGCAGGTCGCCAGCGAGGGCGCGCCGGACGACTGGTCGGTCACCCCCGAAGGCGCCTGTGCCCGCGTGGTGCTGCTGGACCAGTTCCCGCGCAACATGTTCCGCAACGATCCGCGCAGCTTCGGCACCGATGCGCAGGCGCTGGCGCTGGCCAGGCGCATCGTCGCGACCGGCATGGACCGCGAGCTGCCGACGGACTACCACCGCATGTTCTGCTACATGCCGTTCGAGCATTCGGAAGCGCTGGAAGACCAGGACGAGGCGGTGCGGCTGATGACGCAGCTGCGCGAGTCCAGTGGCGGTAAGGTGGATGTGGTGGAGTGGGCCGACAAGCACCGCGAGATCATCGTGCGCTTTGGCCGCTTCCCGCACCGCAACGCGGTGCTGGGCAGGCCGGGCACGGCGGAGGAACTGGCATTCCTGCAGCGGCCGGGCTCGTCGTTCTAG
- a CDS encoding substrate-binding domain-containing protein, with protein MQPRHTSSPFRHLRRATAAACVVLMSAAHAGELKLATTTSTDNSGLLKYLLPRFEQKSGVSVKVIAVGSGKAMKMGEMGDVDVLLVHARKMEDAFVAAGYGVNRRDVMYNDFIVVGPANDPAGLKGGKDVLAGFRKLSGSGSKFISRGDNSGTDVMEKEYWKEIGIEPKGKLWYVSAGLGMGEVLTMAAQMPGYTLSDRATYGAYRAKTGLAIAIEGDPKMFNPYGIIAVNPARHPGTNYGDAMKLMEWVTSKEGQDAIASYKVEGEQLFFPNYKAQTAQK; from the coding sequence ATGCAGCCGCGCCACACCTCCAGCCCGTTCCGCCACCTGCGCCGCGCCACCGCCGCCGCCTGCGTGGTCCTGATGTCGGCCGCGCACGCCGGCGAACTGAAGCTCGCCACCACCACCAGCACCGACAACTCCGGCTTGTTGAAGTACCTGCTGCCCCGCTTCGAGCAGAAGTCCGGCGTCAGCGTCAAGGTGATCGCCGTCGGCTCCGGCAAGGCGATGAAAATGGGCGAGATGGGCGACGTCGACGTGCTGCTGGTCCACGCCCGCAAGATGGAAGACGCCTTCGTCGCCGCCGGCTACGGCGTCAACCGGCGCGACGTGATGTACAACGACTTCATCGTGGTCGGCCCGGCCAACGACCCGGCCGGCCTGAAGGGCGGCAAGGACGTGCTCGCCGGCTTCCGCAAGCTGTCGGGCAGCGGCAGCAAGTTCATCTCGCGCGGCGACAACTCCGGCACCGACGTGATGGAGAAGGAGTACTGGAAAGAAATCGGCATCGAGCCCAAGGGCAAGCTGTGGTACGTCAGTGCCGGCCTGGGCATGGGCGAGGTACTGACCATGGCCGCGCAGATGCCGGGCTACACGCTGTCAGACCGCGCCACCTACGGCGCCTACCGCGCCAAGACCGGCCTGGCCATCGCCATCGAGGGCGACCCGAAGATGTTCAACCCGTACGGGATCATCGCGGTCAATCCGGCCAGGCACCCGGGCACCAACTATGGGGATGCGATGAAGCTGATGGAGTGGGTCACGTCGAAGGAAGGGCAGGACGCGATCGCCAGTTACAAGGTGGAAGGGGAACAGCTGTTCTTCCCGAACTACAAGGCGCAGACCGCGCAGAAATAA
- a CDS encoding DUF4126 domain-containing protein: MLETAALAAGMSWASGFRLYLAVFAAGVLARLGWLELPPGLQPLESWWVIGVAAVLAVAEFIADKVPGFDSVWDGIHTFVRIPAGAILAAAAFGQLDPQWVVAAGLIGGTLAGTAHAAKAGTRALINVSPEPFSNWAASFTEDLTATGSLMLAFFLPVVFLVVLVLFLVAAIWLLPRLWRGVRRLHATLRGGSARPGRPGPP, encoded by the coding sequence ATGCTGGAAACCGCCGCGCTGGCCGCGGGCATGTCCTGGGCCAGCGGTTTTCGCCTCTATCTCGCCGTGTTCGCCGCCGGCGTTCTGGCACGCCTGGGCTGGCTGGAACTGCCCCCCGGGCTGCAGCCGCTGGAATCCTGGTGGGTGATCGGCGTGGCCGCGGTGCTGGCCGTGGCCGAGTTCATCGCCGACAAGGTGCCGGGCTTCGACTCGGTCTGGGACGGCATCCATACCTTCGTGCGCATTCCGGCCGGCGCGATCCTGGCGGCCGCCGCGTTCGGCCAGCTCGACCCGCAGTGGGTGGTGGCTGCCGGCCTGATCGGCGGCACGCTGGCCGGCACCGCGCATGCGGCCAAGGCCGGCACGCGCGCGCTGATCAACGTTTCGCCGGAACCGTTTTCCAACTGGGCGGCCTCATTCACCGAGGACCTGACCGCGACCGGCAGCCTGATGCTGGCGTTCTTCCTGCCGGTAGTGTTCCTGGTGGTGCTGGTGCTGTTCCTGGTGGCCGCCATCTGGCTGCTGCCCAGGCTGTGGCGCGGCGTGCGCCGGCTGCATGCCACGCTGCGCGGCGGCAGCGCGCGGCCGGGGCGGCCGGGACCTCCGTAG
- a CDS encoding group II truncated hemoglobin, whose amino-acid sequence MSTESNQQSGNADGAPEVTAFELVGGEARVRELVDRFYDLMDLETQFAGLRAIHPPSLDGSRDKLFWFLCGWLGGPNHFIERFGHPRLRARHMPFEIGISERDQWMRCMALAMQDIGLSEDLQLRLMQAFFQTADWMRNVAR is encoded by the coding sequence ATGAGTACTGAATCCAATCAACAATCCGGCAATGCCGACGGCGCCCCCGAGGTCACGGCTTTCGAGCTGGTCGGCGGCGAGGCGCGCGTGCGCGAGCTGGTCGACCGCTTCTATGACCTGATGGACCTGGAAACCCAGTTTGCCGGCTTGCGCGCGATCCATCCGCCGTCGCTAGACGGCTCGCGCGACAAGCTGTTCTGGTTCCTGTGCGGCTGGCTGGGCGGCCCCAACCACTTTATCGAGCGCTTCGGCCATCCGCGCCTGCGCGCGCGCCACATGCCGTTCGAGATCGGTATCAGCGAGCGCGACCAGTGGATGCGCTGCATGGCACTGGCGATGCAGGACATCGGCCTGTCCGAGGACCTGCAGCTGCGCCTGATGCAGGCGTTCTTCCAGACCGCCGACTGGATGCGCAACGTGGCGCGCTGA